From Anomalospiza imberbis isolate Cuckoo-Finch-1a 21T00152 chromosome 6, ASM3175350v1, whole genome shotgun sequence, one genomic window encodes:
- the LOC137476151 gene encoding uncharacterized protein: protein MVGFQKEGFLKSSTSQGRDQLPVQVADVTGEQDGEVPGSSGQASHHRGSSLSTPAEEQESSVPASDEDSPARTTESWQWPLSSSETHSNVGEDFEGFQTPARTPECTMDIQSPGDQSLSRTPQFESDSPEEEGNDEMNEERCGVEPVPRDRGWRGQPQLTEGEKLLMETNSRIVQLLENIKREHAQSMGLMSQSMGRMELQLGIVATSTRAIHNYLSEILAFLKQPRTQVLETRISQRATPHVELTCASTWTGEDAVASSTVCLPGAEGTSDSRDPPQATLPCRSGRLQRAITERASLPMPPRQAKGGGKKK, encoded by the exons ATGGTGGGATTTCAAAAGGAGGGCTTCTTAAAGAGCAGCACATCTCAGGGGAGGGATCAGCTGCCAGTCCAAGTGGCAG ATGTCACTGGGGAGCAAGATGGGGAGGTTCCTGGATCCTCGGGGCAAGCCAGCCATCACCGAGGGAGCTCGCTGTCCACGCCGGCCGAAGAACAGGAATCCTCGGTGCCTGCCTCTGATGAAGACTCGCCAGCCAGGACCACAGAGAGCTGGCAGTGGCCGCTGTCCTCATCTGAAACGCACAGCAACGTTGGGGAGGATTTTGAGGGATTTCAAACACCGGCGCGGACTCCAGAGTGCACCATGGACATACAGTCTCCCGGGGATCAGTCACTCAGTAGGACTCCTCAGTTTGAAAGTGACTCTCCTGAGGAGGAGGGAAATGATGAGATGAATGAAGAGCGCTGCGGTGTTGAGCCTGTCCCTAGGGATCGGGGTTGGagagggcagccccagcttaCAGAGGGAGAGAAGCTGTTGATGGAAACCAACAGTAGGAttgtgcagctgctggaaaaTATCAAGAGGGAGCATGCACAGTCCATGGGTCTcatgtcccagtccatgggccgtatggagctgcagctgggcatTGTGGCTACCTCCACAAGAGCCATCCATAACTACCTGTCAGAGATTTTAGCTTTCCTCAAGCAGCCGAGGACACAGGTCCTTGAAACGCGCATCTCCCAAAGAGCCACCCCCCATGTCGAGTTGACGTGTGCCTCGACATGGACTGGTGAGGACGCAGTGGCATCCTCCACTGTGTGCTTACCAGGGGCCGAAGGGACGAGCGACTCTCGCGACCCGCCGCAGGCCACTCTGCCTTGTCGCAGTGGCCGGCTGCAGAGAGCCATAACTGAAAGGGCCTCGCTGCCCATGCCTCCACGCCAGGCAAAagggggagggaagaaaaaataa